The Clostridium sp. DL-VIII DNA window TAAATCTTCCATCTTAGTAATTCCAGTTTCATCTCCAGATCTTACTATAAATCTATGTGTTGCTGTATAATATATATCTGAGAAATCAGCATTTTCTTTTCTTTCAGCTGTTGGAGTCATACCTGCAAATACCATGTCAACTTTATCTGATTGAAGAGCTACAAGTAACCCATCAAAAGCCATATCTTTTACTTGAAGTTTTACCCCTAAATCTTTTGCAAGTTCTTGTGCAATACTAATATCGAAACCAACAATTTGATCTTGTCCATCCACTTCCTTATGGAATTCGTATGGTGGGTAATCAGCACTTGTTCCAATTACAAGTTCTCCTTTTGCTTTTATTGCATCTAATGCTGAAGTGCTAGATGCAGCACCATCTTTTTTTGTACTACTAGTGCTTCCGCATCCTATCATACTTATTGCTATAGTAGACACAGCTAAAACCGCTGCTATTTTCTTTATTATTCCTTTTTTCATAAATAAATACCTCCAAAAATTATTTCCTTCTTTAACCGATAGCATAATTATACACAGTTTGTTATATTTATTCAATAGTAATATATCAAAAACTTAAATTTTTATTAATTAATATTTAATTTTCCCTATATATTATATATATTATTATATTATTTATGTATCGTTTATAGCTTTACATATACTCAATCTATGGACTTTTACTTATTTTAATTTTTCACTAGTATTCTTCTGTATTTTATAGTTAATTATTATAACCTTTTAATAGCTTTTATAATTATCTCAAGAAAATATTGGAAAATATACATAGTCTACATTACAATTATGCATATTATAACTTCAAAATCATATTTTCCTTAACAAAACTACATGATTATAATTAGCAGTCCACAATTGAAAATATACAATTTTGTATAATATTCTTTTTCAGAATACATTTAAATATTCTTATAAAACTCTTTAGTTTGTCCATGCTTTATTATTAATTGCACCGTGTTAACTCCAAATTTAATCAGCCTTCCAATATTAAATAATCTTATAATCTCTTACATAATAATAAAACACTACATTTATTATTCATTAAATAATGCAGTGTTTTATTTTATGTTACAACTTCAACATACTTATTTTTATCAACAATGATATTTTTATACTTTTCAAAGTAATTTATTATTATTTCAGTCATTTCCAACTGAATTTCTTTAACTACTGTACAATTTTTATAAAACTCATATCCTCCAGCACCACTTGCTCTATAATTATTCATTACAATAGTTAGTTTCTCTTCATCTCCAATGTCCTTACCACTTAGCCTAACATACTCTAGTTTATGTTTATTATTTTCATAAAGTCTAAAACAATATTGGATATTGCTAAAATAATCATAATTATAATGTTCAACTTTAGGTTTTAAAAATGTTTCTGATACTGATATTTCTTTTCCATCATAATTAAAGTATTCACAAGTTCTTAATAAAGCTTTCTTTAGTATTTCTCCTGTAATTTCTAATACTACTAGAGTATTTGGATATACATATGTAGAAACAATATCCCGTACAGTTACTTCCTTTTTAAAGCCTTTTATTGAATTGGCAAAGGATGTACAAGATATATCAGCTCTGCTCTCATTTATTTGTATAAAATTAATAAAGTTTGCTATTATAGATCCTTCTAATGCCATATTCAAATGATGTTTGGGAATTAAATCTACATCTAAATATCCAACAGGCGTATCTAACCACTTTTGAACCTCCTTTTCCATAGGAAGTAATTCTTTAAACATTTTTTTATTAGGCTTTATTTTAGGTATTCTTATTGAAGAACTTATTTCACTAATACTATTTTCATACTGTAAGTTTATCTCTATAAATCCCTGACCATTTGCTGGAGTTTGTACTATGTATGTACCATACAATCTTCGTCCAGATATAGACGTATGTTGATGCCCAGTTAGTAAAATGTCAAATTTAAATTTACTACAAATTCTATCCCCCAAATTCTCTGTAGTATTACTTAATATCTTATTTGTATCTAAATCTCTTTCAAATCCACCATGATAAACTCCAATCAATACATCAACTTTATATTTTATCTCATTATATTGTTTTTCTAAAGAAGATAAAGTATCCTCTATGCTGAAATTTTCGAGATTATGAGACTGCTCCCATACATTTATAAATTCAGTAGTAACGCCAATTATTCCGACAACTAATCCATTTTCCATTTTCTTAATTGCATATGGTAAAATAGATATTTCCCCAGTTTTATCCTTTACATTACAGCAAATACACTGCCCTTTAAATTCCTTTAAGTATTTTTTCAAATAATCATATCCGTAATTAAAATCATGATTTCCAAGAGTAATAAAATCATATCCGCCTTCATTCATTACTTTAGATATTGGATGCTCCTTAAGTTTAATCTTAGACAAATAAGTTGTAAATGGTGAGCCCTGTATCGTATCACCTCCATCAATTACTAAAGTATTTTTATCTTTAGTAAAAGAGTTAATTGTATTTAATATACCTATTGGTTTCTGAATGTTATCAGTGTAATCCGTCGGATATACAAATCCATGCATATCTGAGGTAAAATAAATTTTTAAAGTTTTCATATAACCACCCTTATAACAATTTGCAGTTGTGGAGGAAAAGCCTATGGATTTTCAAGAATTTATTTTTAAAAATCTCTATAGGGATTTTATCCTTAACAGTTAATTATAAGCTGCTGACTGCAAACTGAATTAAATTCCTGTAGCTAGCTTCGCTCTAATCTTTGTTGAACAGTATTCTACAATAAGAACTAATACAGCTAACCCTATAAGTATAGCTCCAACCTCTTTCCATCTATAAGCATTCATTGCAAATATAAGCGGTGCTCCAATTCCACCTGCTCCAACAAGGCCTAAAATAGTTGCATCTTTTAAATTTATTTCAAATCTATATATTGCTGTAGATACAAAATTGGTAGAAAGCTGCGGAAGTATTCCATACCTTACTTTTTGAGCAAGATTACATCCTGCGACATCCAATGACTCTATAATATTTCTATCTAGATCCTCTATCGCCTCAATATAAAGCTTTGTCATCATGCCAATAGAAACAATTCCAATAGTTAAAACACCTGCAAAAGCTCCAGGCCCTGTAACTCTAATAAACATTAGTCCATAAACAAAAGCTGGAATTGTCCTTATAGCTGCAACTATTATTGTACCTAGTGTACTTATCCATTTAGGTACTATATTAGCTGAGCACATAAATGCAAAAGGAACTGATATTATTGAACCTATTATAGTTCCAAGTACAGCTATTGCTACTGTTTGAAGCAAAAGATACAATACTCCATTTGTTCCAAAATTAAATAAAAGTTCTTTGCTAGGTGAAATTAAGCCAATTAAAATATTTTTTGCTATAGAAACTCCTGTATACTTAATTCCATGATATTCAAGAGAATTAGCTGACCAAATTATCAATGCCAATACAACAAGAGTTGATATTAATTTTACAATCCAAAGTTTTGGCTCTTTTGCTAATTGATTTTTAACTTCAAATTTCATTATCTTAATTTCCCCCTTATGTATTTTGATAAATATTCAATTATCACTACTGTAATAAATAACATAAATAATATCATGCCAACTTTATCATACTCTCTCCAGCCTATTTTTTCATTTAAAATAAGACCTATCCCGCCTGCTCCAACATATCCAAGTATAGCTGCATAACGTACATTAACTTCAAAGCAATATAAACAATTTGACAAATATGTAGGTAAAATTTGTGGAATTATAGCTGACAAAAATGCTTTGAACTTTGTTGCTCCTAATGCCTCCAAGGCTTCAAATGGGCCCATATCTACAGTTTCTATTTTTTCATATATCATTTTAGCTACTATGCCCATAGTAAATATCGCTATAGCAATTGTTCCTGCAAATGGTCCTAAATCAAATACAAAAGTAGCGATTAATGCAATTATTAATGTTGGTAACGTTCTTATTAAGCTTAATATAAATCTTATAAATAATAACAACGGCTTACTGTGATTTACATTAACTGAAGCTAAAATTGCAAATGGAATAGCTATAACAGATCCAATAATCGAACCAATCATAGACATTTGTATTGTTTCTTTAAGAGGATTAATTACCTCTTGTGCATATTTCCAATTAGGTGGAATCATTTCAGCTAAAATTGCGGTGAATTGATTCCCATTTCTTATAATTTTCTCAAAACTAAAATCCGTAATATTTGCTGACGCAATAATCACAGTTATAAGACCAGTCAGTATAAACGGTAGTTTAGGTATTGGAGGTTGAATTTCTTTGCCATTATTTAAAATTATCTTTTTAGGAATAATTAAATTTTTTATATTCTTCATATTAACTTTCTATCACCTCTCCAGAAATTAAGTCACGTCCATATATTTTTGTTAATGTTTCTTTATCAACCTCACTAACTGGACCATCATAAACTATTTCTCCAGCTTTTATTCCAATTACTCTATCTGCATAATCCAATGCTAAATCTACATGATGAATGTTTATTATAATGGATATATTCATCTCTTTATTAATTCTTCTAAAATCATTCATAACTTCTTTTGCCGTAACTGGATCTAATGCAGCGACTGGTTCATCTGCTAAAATTATTTCTGGATTTTGAGCAAGAGTTCTTGCAAGTGCAACTCTTTGCTGTTGTCCTCCCGATAATTGATCTGCTCTAATATATGCCTTATCTAAAATTCCAACCTTGTCTAAAGCTTCTAACGCTGCTATCTTATCTTCTTTCGAGAATAATCCTAGAATACATTTCCACGTTGGAAGTTCTGGAACTCTAGAAGCTAATACATTTTTTATGACACTTATTCTACTGATAAGATTAAAAGATTGAAAGATCATTCCAATTTTTCTTCTAAAAACTCTCAATTCTTTACCTTTTAATTTCCTAACCTCTTGTCCATTCACAGTGAGTCTTCCATTGCTTATATCATGCATTTTATTTATAGTTCGCAATAGAGTAGATTTTCCTGCACCTGATAATCCAATTATCGCTACAAACTCTCCTTGATTAATTTCTAGCGAAACATTTTTTAATCCTTTAACTCCATTAGGATACACTTTATCTACATTTTCAAACTTAATCAAAATAATACCTCCATATTAAAGTCAAATATGTCAAATTTAATATTTATCGAATTGTTATAAATTATTAACTTAATTATTATGAAAAGGCTGCCTTAAAATGAACTTTTTGATACATTATAATTCAAAAAATAAAATTGCATCACCTTCATTTTGAGACAGTCCTTTACCCTTATGCTAAAATCCTGTAAATTCTAGTTAACTATTACTTATAAAATTATAAAGTTAACTCTAAAACACATATGATTTAATTCATAACTAAATTAATTAATACTATTTATTATTCATTTCTTTTATTAAATCTTGAGCTTTCTTTTCAGCCTCATAATTCTTAGGATCTGCTACTTCGTAGCCTTTATGGCTATATATTGATATAACCTTTTGCCCTTCTGGTGTCTTTGCAATGTCTATAAATGCAGTTTGAAGAGCTTTTTTAAAGTTATCATCTATAAAGCCAGCATTACTTGACTTTGAAACTGAAATTGTATCATTGTATATATTATCTGTTACACCAATAATATTAGTTTCTTTCCAAATTGTATCTTTACGTGCATAATCTTTTTCCCATTTATCTGCATAATCTATTCTTGCATCAGCATACTCGCAAATCACATCTAATTGCTCAGAAGCTAATCTTGTCATAGCATCTCCATAAGAATTGTTTTGTACAACATTTGGCAGGTCTGTTATTTTAAGTCCAAAGTTATCCTTTAACCATAAACTTGGATATATATATCCAGCTGAAGATGATGCTCCCATTACACCCCATTTTGCAGACTTCATATCATCTGCTGTTAATTTTTGTCCAGAATTTATTTTAGCTGCTAATTCTTTACCTTTAGCAGAAGGCCCTGCAACTATTAACGCCTTGTAATATGTTACTTGCTTATCAACATTTGTTGTTGGTGCCTTATTCCAGTCTGCTGGCTCCTTTGAATCAATGCTTAGTCCATTTCTTGTAGCTGTTAAGATTGGATCTGCTCCATCAGCATATAGCACATATGTACCACCTGGAATGAATCCAACATGTGCAGTTCCTGCTGTTAATGCCTCTCCAACTGCCTCATAAGTTGTTCCCACTTCAATTTTAATATCTTTAAAATCATACCCTTGATTCTTTAATTCAGTTTTAAGTAAATCCTTTAATGGTTCAGTTGCCGTAATAATCTCTTGTGGCTCTCTTGATGGTACAAAATAAAC harbors:
- a CDS encoding ABC transporter substrate-binding protein, which codes for MKKGIIKKIAAVLAVSTIAISMIGCGSTSSTKKDGAASSTSALDAIKAKGELVIGTSADYPPYEFHKEVDGQDQIVGFDISIAQELAKDLGVKLQVKDMAFDGLLVALQSDKVDMVFAGMTPTAERKENADFSDIYYTATHRFIVRSGDETGITKMEDLKGKKIGVQKGSVQEGIAQANFEAKYIKSLDKVTDLVLDLKNNKVDAVLAEEPVAKINVEKNPGIAIADQLVVNDPDGGSAIAMKKNSPDLQAEVNKVIKQLQDDKKIDQFVMDANKLVD
- a CDS encoding bifunctional UDP-sugar hydrolase/5'-nucleotidase, which produces MKTLKIYFTSDMHGFVYPTDYTDNIQKPIGILNTINSFTKDKNTLVIDGGDTIQGSPFTTYLSKIKLKEHPISKVMNEGGYDFITLGNHDFNYGYDYLKKYLKEFKGQCICCNVKDKTGEISILPYAIKKMENGLVVGIIGVTTEFINVWEQSHNLENFSIEDTLSSLEKQYNEIKYKVDVLIGVYHGGFERDLDTNKILSNTTENLGDRICSKFKFDILLTGHQHTSISGRRLYGTYIVQTPANGQGFIEINLQYENSISEISSSIRIPKIKPNKKMFKELLPMEKEVQKWLDTPVGYLDVDLIPKHHLNMALEGSIIANFINFIQINESRADISCTSFANSIKGFKKEVTVRDIVSTYVYPNTLVVLEITGEILKKALLRTCEYFNYDGKEISVSETFLKPKVEHYNYDYFSNIQYCFRLYENNKHKLEYVRLSGKDIGDEEKLTIVMNNYRASGAGGYEFYKNCTVVKEIQLEMTEIIINYFEKYKNIIVDKNKYVEVVT
- the phnE gene encoding phosphonate ABC transporter, permease protein PhnE, translated to MKFEVKNQLAKEPKLWIVKLISTLVVLALIIWSANSLEYHGIKYTGVSIAKNILIGLISPSKELLFNFGTNGVLYLLLQTVAIAVLGTIIGSIISVPFAFMCSANIVPKWISTLGTIIVAAIRTIPAFVYGLMFIRVTGPGAFAGVLTIGIVSIGMMTKLYIEAIEDLDRNIIESLDVAGCNLAQKVRYGILPQLSTNFVSTAIYRFEINLKDATILGLVGAGGIGAPLIFAMNAYRWKEVGAILIGLAVLVLIVEYCSTKIRAKLATGI
- the phnE gene encoding phosphonate ABC transporter, permease protein PhnE; translation: MKNIKNLIIPKKIILNNGKEIQPPIPKLPFILTGLITVIIASANITDFSFEKIIRNGNQFTAILAEMIPPNWKYAQEVINPLKETIQMSMIGSIIGSVIAIPFAILASVNVNHSKPLLLFIRFILSLIRTLPTLIIALIATFVFDLGPFAGTIAIAIFTMGIVAKMIYEKIETVDMGPFEALEALGATKFKAFLSAIIPQILPTYLSNCLYCFEVNVRYAAILGYVGAGGIGLILNEKIGWREYDKVGMILFMLFITVVIIEYLSKYIRGKLR
- the phnC gene encoding phosphonate ABC transporter ATP-binding protein, with protein sequence MILIKFENVDKVYPNGVKGLKNVSLEINQGEFVAIIGLSGAGKSTLLRTINKMHDISNGRLTVNGQEVRKLKGKELRVFRRKIGMIFQSFNLISRISVIKNVLASRVPELPTWKCILGLFSKEDKIAALEALDKVGILDKAYIRADQLSGGQQQRVALARTLAQNPEIILADEPVAALDPVTAKEVMNDFRRINKEMNISIIINIHHVDLALDYADRVIGIKAGEIVYDGPVSEVDKETLTKIYGRDLISGEVIES
- a CDS encoding PhnD/SsuA/transferrin family substrate-binding protein gives rise to the protein MKKVISLLAMFIMVVGLFVGCGSGNSKKIPDELVVYFVPSREPQEIITATEPLKDLLKTELKNQGYDFKDIKIEVGTTYEAVGEALTAGTAHVGFIPGGTYVLYADGADPILTATRNGLSIDSKEPADWNKAPTTNVDKQVTYYKALIVAGPSAKGKELAAKINSGQKLTADDMKSAKWGVMGASSSAGYIYPSLWLKDNFGLKITDLPNVVQNNSYGDAMTRLASEQLDVICEYADARIDYADKWEKDYARKDTIWKETNIIGVTDNIYNDTISVSKSSNAGFIDDNFKKALQTAFIDIAKTPEGQKVISIYSHKGYEVADPKNYEAEKKAQDLIKEMNNK